One window from the genome of Bdellovibrio sp. NC01 encodes:
- a CDS encoding FxsA family protein encodes MLTIPLPFIIAEFVIFYFAVQEWGFFNAVGIYLAPCLLGMLILSTVGRMAMMTLQSTMTRGQVPGNKILHSGAIFISGFLFCIPSFFTRVLALVLLLPGLRHLAVWRFKIFMAKQIAKGSARVFNFGAGGPFGFGTGMGNGPGGMGGMGGMGQQGFRYYEFRNDGTGFHDVSEEREEREIQAEVVDVTPLEITHEEKKKDE; translated from the coding sequence ATGTTAACGATTCCATTGCCATTCATTATCGCAGAATTTGTGATTTTCTATTTTGCTGTGCAAGAGTGGGGCTTCTTTAACGCTGTTGGAATTTATCTAGCTCCGTGTTTATTGGGAATGCTTATCTTAAGCACGGTCGGTCGCATGGCGATGATGACTTTGCAAAGCACGATGACTCGTGGGCAGGTTCCTGGAAATAAAATCTTGCACTCGGGCGCGATCTTTATTTCAGGTTTCTTGTTCTGTATTCCTTCATTCTTTACTCGTGTGCTTGCGTTGGTTTTATTGTTACCAGGTCTTCGTCACTTGGCTGTATGGAGATTTAAAATCTTTATGGCGAAACAAATCGCCAAAGGCTCGGCCCGCGTTTTCAATTTCGGCGCAGGCGGTCCGTTTGGCTTCGGCACGGGCATGGGTAACGGTCCTGGTGGTATGGGAGGAATGGGCGGTATGGGCCAACAAGGCTTCCGCTATTACGAGTTCCGCAATGACGGCACTGGTTTCCACGATGTCAGCGAAGAGCGTGAAGAGCGCGAGATTCAGGCTGAAGTCGTCGACGTGACACCACTTGAAATTACTCACGAAGAAAAGAAAAAGGACGAATAA
- a CDS encoding exodeoxyribonuclease III — MKIISWNVNGIRACHKKGLVDFVNKENPDIFCVQETKAHIDQVETEARQLHRNYAYWSSGVRKGYSGVATFCNVEPAQIAHGMGIDRYDSEGRIVITDHGPFDLYNIYFPNGGSGDERHAFKQEFLKDLNMHLREKLNKGREVIVVGDYNVAHQTFDVFDPIRLSKVSGFFPEERAWFNSFLELGFIDTFRYFNPMAKNRYTWWSYQDFAREKNRGWRIDYVCISKGLEKYLTSADILDTVEGSDHCPVVAELSFP, encoded by the coding sequence GTGAAAATCATCTCTTGGAATGTGAACGGAATTAGAGCTTGTCACAAAAAAGGTCTGGTTGATTTTGTGAACAAAGAAAATCCTGACATTTTCTGCGTGCAAGAGACGAAAGCTCATATTGATCAAGTTGAGACAGAAGCTCGTCAGCTTCATCGCAATTATGCGTACTGGTCATCAGGCGTGCGTAAGGGTTATTCCGGTGTAGCCACTTTCTGTAACGTCGAGCCAGCGCAAATTGCTCACGGTATGGGAATTGATAGATACGACAGCGAAGGTCGTATCGTTATTACCGATCATGGTCCCTTCGATCTTTATAATATTTATTTTCCAAATGGCGGTTCCGGTGATGAACGTCACGCTTTCAAACAAGAATTTTTAAAAGATCTGAACATGCACTTGCGCGAAAAATTAAATAAAGGCCGCGAGGTGATTGTTGTGGGTGATTACAACGTGGCTCACCAAACGTTCGATGTCTTTGATCCAATTCGTCTTTCAAAAGTCAGCGGTTTTTTCCCAGAAGAAAGAGCGTGGTTTAATTCGTTCCTGGAATTAGGCTTCATCGACACCTTTCGTTATTTTAATCCAATGGCTAAAAACCGCTATACGTGGTGGTCCTATCAAGACTTCGCGCGTGAGAAAAACCGCGGATGGCGTATTGACTATGTTTGTATCTCAAAAGGACTTGAGAAATATCTGACTTCCGCAGATATTCTCGACACGGTTGAAGGCTCGGATCACTGTCCGGTGGTTGCGGAGTTAAGCTTTCCGTAA
- a CDS encoding peroxiredoxin, with protein MPMINQAAPQFSAQAVFDGGEVRDINLADYKGKWVVLFFYPLDFTFVCPTELTQFREHLADFALAGAVVMGCSVDSVHSHKRWLRDDLGNLGYPLISDLNKRIARDYGVLFEDRGIATRGTFIIDPDGKIQYMGIHNTSVGRDAKEILRVLQGCQSGELCAAGWKKGDVHIIPLK; from the coding sequence ATGCCTATGATTAATCAAGCTGCCCCGCAATTCTCTGCCCAAGCCGTTTTCGACGGTGGTGAAGTTCGTGATATTAATTTGGCCGACTACAAAGGAAAATGGGTTGTACTGTTCTTCTACCCTCTTGATTTCACTTTTGTCTGCCCAACAGAATTAACTCAATTCCGTGAACACCTTGCTGACTTTGCATTGGCTGGCGCGGTTGTTATGGGTTGCAGTGTGGATTCAGTTCACTCGCACAAACGTTGGTTGCGCGATGACCTTGGCAACTTGGGTTATCCGTTGATTTCGGATTTGAACAAACGCATCGCTCGTGATTACGGCGTATTGTTCGAAGATCGTGGTATCGCAACTCGCGGTACATTCATTATCGATCCCGATGGTAAAATTCAATACATGGGCATCCACAACACATCTGTAGGTCGTGATGCCAAAGAAATCTTGCGCGTCCTTCAAGGCTGCCAATCTGGCGAACTTTGTGCTGCTGGTTGGAAAAAAGGCGACGTTCACATCATTCCATTGAAGTAA
- a CDS encoding DUF4360 domain-containing protein: MGRSIFFLFAPFFLLSTSALAETPSGISIQGLNANGTGCPQGSYSANISPDGQAFSLLLDNYVAASDMRNPISRLNCELRVNFRVPRGWQFTVVTADYRGYAYAEANTTVVHQALYSFDGSKPINERPGYENNGKYSFRASEFRGPYNNNYTIHQELDPRVAPWAPCNNSDTQTLFLTTYIMARNLNLNSNIQAQISLDSVDGSVQSQRYQLAWRRCATTNPTPPPAPGPNPGNPNPGPVKPGNPGRPPRFP, encoded by the coding sequence ATGGGAAGAAGTATTTTCTTTCTATTCGCACCGTTTTTTCTTTTATCAACTTCAGCTCTGGCGGAAACTCCGTCGGGAATTTCAATTCAAGGACTTAATGCTAATGGAACAGGATGCCCACAAGGATCTTATTCAGCGAATATCTCACCGGACGGTCAAGCCTTCTCTCTTCTTTTGGATAATTACGTCGCAGCTTCTGACATGCGCAATCCTATTTCTCGTCTTAATTGCGAGCTAAGAGTGAACTTCCGCGTTCCGCGTGGTTGGCAATTCACTGTCGTCACTGCGGATTATCGTGGCTATGCTTATGCCGAAGCCAATACGACAGTCGTTCATCAAGCTCTTTATTCTTTCGATGGTAGCAAACCAATTAATGAAAGACCTGGTTACGAAAATAACGGCAAATATTCTTTCCGCGCTTCAGAATTCCGCGGTCCTTATAATAACAACTACACAATTCACCAAGAACTTGATCCTCGAGTGGCGCCATGGGCTCCGTGTAACAACAGCGACACACAAACGTTGTTCTTAACGACTTACATCATGGCTCGAAATCTCAATTTAAACTCAAACATTCAAGCCCAAATTTCTTTAGACAGTGTTGACGGATCTGTGCAATCGCAGCGCTACCAACTTGCTTGGCGTAGATGTGCGACGACGAATCCCACTCCACCGCCTGCGCCCGGACCAAATCCTGGCAATCCAAACCCCGGCCCTGTCAAACCAGGCAACCCAGGGCGTCCACCAAGATTTCCATAA
- a CDS encoding DUF4360 domain-containing protein, whose amino-acid sequence MKSGILLKIVAAALTFSAVSAHADALRLGQPAYGGTGCPAGSASVTVSPDQSALSILFDSYVSEAGATTGKTIDRKSCNISIPVAVPNGYSVAVFQVDYRGFTAVPRGAQARFDAEYFWAGSRGFRISRIFSGPYNDAYTLTDALLANTMVWTPCGASVNLRVNTSMLAQTNARKEQTLATVDSADVSSGLIYHLQWRRCQ is encoded by the coding sequence ATGAAATCCGGTATCCTATTGAAAATTGTCGCAGCAGCTTTAACATTCTCAGCAGTCTCTGCTCATGCAGATGCACTTCGCTTAGGCCAACCAGCTTACGGTGGAACAGGATGTCCTGCAGGATCTGCAAGCGTCACTGTCAGCCCTGATCAGTCGGCACTAAGTATCTTGTTTGATAGCTACGTCTCTGAAGCGGGTGCGACAACTGGAAAAACAATTGATCGTAAATCATGTAACATCTCAATCCCAGTAGCTGTACCAAATGGATATAGCGTTGCTGTTTTCCAAGTGGACTATCGCGGCTTCACTGCGGTTCCTCGCGGAGCACAGGCACGCTTTGATGCAGAATACTTCTGGGCAGGCAGCCGTGGTTTCAGAATTTCTCGTATCTTCTCTGGCCCATACAACGATGCTTACACTCTGACGGATGCATTGCTTGCGAACACAATGGTGTGGACTCCATGCGGAGCGAGCGTGAATCTTCGTGTGAACACATCTATGCTTGCACAAACGAACGCACGCAAAGAACAAACTCTAGCAACTGTGGATAGCGCTGACGTTTCTTCTGGTTTGATCTACCACTTGCAATGGAGACGCTGCCAATAG
- a CDS encoding bacteriohemerythrin, with translation MGDTFFKWDKERLTTHVDAMDNEHKKLIDIMNRLYERHEAKATKNELGSIVRDLVSWTVTHFDHEEKFFDTLDYSQASVHKKIHKDLIQRLKDHGAEFEKTGQLTPAFFQFLKTWLTAHIMGIDTKYGVIASQKAS, from the coding sequence ATGGGTGACACTTTCTTTAAATGGGACAAAGAGCGTTTAACAACACACGTAGATGCCATGGACAATGAGCATAAAAAGCTTATTGATATCATGAATCGTCTGTACGAACGCCACGAAGCTAAAGCGACAAAGAATGAATTAGGTTCCATTGTTCGCGACCTCGTATCGTGGACAGTGACCCACTTCGATCATGAAGAAAAATTCTTTGATACTTTGGATTATTCACAAGCTTCAGTTCATAAAAAGATCCACAAGGATTTGATTCAGCGCTTGAAAGATCATGGGGCTGAGTTTGAAAAGACCGGTCAGTTGACGCCAGCGTTCTTCCAATTCTTGAAGACGTGGCTAACGGCCCATATCATGGGTATCGATACGAAGTACGGTGTGATCGCAAGTCAAAAAGCGAGCTAA
- a CDS encoding alpha/beta hydrolase, producing MMISTELFKHKFIPAKKKSEYLMIVLHGRGDSIKPFYEFDDEMKMPEMNYLLLNAPRKFLDGYTWYGEPPYQANGVMKIREKLFDLLNDLENQGWKSENIFLFGFSQGCLISADIGLNYPRKLGGVVGISGYFNFYPRWKNNLSPDAKQTPWLFTHGHQDDILPLEETKYGVEKLKTAGLDVEWVEMDKDHSLKEEEYPIIRRWVREKLSDLRKN from the coding sequence ATGATGATCAGCACTGAACTTTTTAAGCATAAATTTATTCCTGCAAAGAAAAAATCAGAATATCTAATGATCGTGTTGCATGGTCGTGGCGATAGCATCAAGCCGTTCTATGAATTTGACGACGAAATGAAGATGCCTGAAATGAACTACTTGTTGTTAAACGCACCAAGAAAGTTTTTGGACGGTTACACGTGGTATGGAGAGCCTCCGTATCAAGCGAATGGCGTGATGAAAATCCGCGAAAAACTTTTTGATCTTTTAAACGATCTTGAAAACCAAGGTTGGAAGAGTGAAAACATCTTTCTTTTTGGTTTCTCGCAAGGTTGCTTAATCAGTGCCGATATCGGTTTGAACTACCCACGTAAGTTGGGGGGAGTTGTCGGTATCAGTGGCTATTTCAATTTCTACCCACGGTGGAAAAACAATCTTTCGCCGGATGCGAAACAGACGCCATGGTTATTCACGCACGGTCATCAAGACGATATTTTGCCGTTGGAAGAAACTAAATACGGCGTGGAAAAGCTTAAAACCGCTGGCCTTGATGTTGAGTGGGTTGAAATGGATAAAGATCACTCTTTAAAAGAAGAAGAGTATCCCATTATTAGACGCTGGGTTCGCGAGAAACTTTCTGATCTTCGAAAAAACTAA
- a CDS encoding S41 family peptidase, translating into MGISLSLSRTHSGSSKVKSVDAYWAETGLGPAALEDLIQDNTCGSSERYFIACANSVLNIANRFNMTVTTEGKIVPVDVNMSADMSSEKKQLDVWKEYFTAHTAQAVKLSFMNVWKTLQEKYVKPEQEAMMVGLGLNGFISAFRDPHTYLMPVAMFKEVVSKADNQSTSLGVTLGKSNGQYVVRKVLEGSPAKKAGLEKGDIIVEINGQKVRGLLQARISELLKGDVGTEATLRVNRNGEKLKFKMVRAEITVATVSTRVIDGIKPIGVIGINKFAKGACDKTKEAISMVKKASVRGLLLDLRDNPGGQMEEAACIASLFVGGDKKIFELRYLDPGKKSEAYFGGEDKIFDKPMAVLINAGSASASEIVAGALRDFGRAVLVGERTFGKGSFQEGEYWTQNKKVALFETKGFYYLPSGRSPQMKGLTPDVAVTFDNISVGREEDQFINPLRAPERQVKPLVTAISTQDCLDMEDGSKSEDMQLSKARQVLFCSKTVSKVN; encoded by the coding sequence ATGGGGATCAGCCTTTCCTTGTCGCGTACGCATAGCGGCTCTTCCAAGGTTAAATCAGTGGATGCCTACTGGGCCGAGACGGGGCTCGGTCCAGCGGCCTTGGAAGATCTTATCCAAGACAACACGTGTGGCAGTTCAGAGCGCTACTTTATCGCGTGTGCAAACTCAGTTCTAAATATCGCAAATCGTTTCAACATGACTGTGACGACAGAAGGCAAAATCGTGCCTGTTGACGTGAACATGTCTGCCGACATGAGCTCGGAAAAAAAGCAGCTTGATGTGTGGAAGGAATATTTCACGGCACACACAGCGCAAGCGGTGAAATTGTCATTCATGAACGTGTGGAAAACTCTGCAAGAAAAATACGTGAAGCCAGAACAAGAAGCGATGATGGTCGGTCTTGGTTTGAATGGTTTCATTTCTGCATTCCGCGACCCACATACTTACTTAATGCCAGTCGCAATGTTCAAAGAGGTCGTTTCTAAAGCAGATAACCAAAGCACGTCTTTGGGAGTCACTTTAGGAAAATCAAATGGCCAATACGTTGTACGTAAAGTTTTAGAAGGCAGCCCTGCGAAAAAAGCTGGTCTGGAAAAAGGCGACATCATCGTAGAAATCAATGGTCAAAAAGTTCGTGGCTTGTTGCAAGCGCGCATTTCTGAGTTGTTGAAAGGTGATGTTGGCACGGAAGCGACCTTGCGTGTGAACCGTAACGGCGAAAAATTGAAATTCAAAATGGTGCGCGCTGAAATTACGGTGGCGACTGTTTCGACGCGAGTTATCGATGGCATTAAACCAATCGGCGTGATCGGTATTAATAAATTTGCCAAAGGTGCATGTGATAAAACTAAAGAAGCTATCTCTATGGTAAAGAAAGCTTCAGTTCGTGGTTTGTTGCTTGATCTGCGTGACAACCCAGGTGGCCAAATGGAAGAAGCGGCGTGTATCGCAAGCTTGTTCGTTGGTGGCGATAAAAAGATCTTTGAACTTCGTTATTTAGATCCAGGTAAAAAATCAGAAGCTTATTTCGGTGGCGAAGACAAAATCTTCGATAAACCGATGGCCGTACTTATCAACGCCGGTTCAGCAAGCGCATCAGAAATCGTAGCAGGTGCCTTGCGTGACTTCGGTCGTGCGGTCCTAGTTGGTGAAAGAACATTCGGTAAAGGTTCATTCCAAGAGGGTGAATACTGGACACAAAATAAGAAAGTCGCTTTGTTTGAAACAAAAGGTTTCTACTATCTTCCATCGGGCCGTTCGCCGCAGATGAAAGGTTTGACTCCTGACGTGGCGGTGACTTTCGATAATATTTCTGTGGGTCGCGAGGAAGATCAATTCATCAATCCTTTGCGTGCACCAGAAAGACAAGTGAAGCCACTTGTGACTGCGATTTCGACTCAAGATTGTTTGGATATGGAAGACGGTTCCAAATCTGAAGACATGCAACTTTCAAAAGCTCGACAAGTTTTATTCTGTAGCAAAACTGTGTCGAAGGTGAACTAA
- the rfaD gene encoding ADP-glyceromanno-heptose 6-epimerase produces MIIVTGANGFIGSVMVWQLNQKGVTDIVAVDTVSLKERDLLKKRQYSKFLLKDELWPFLETEEAKSKVTWIIHMGACSSTTETNKEFLWENNTYYTQRIFEWCTQYGKSMIYASSAATYGAGELGFDDTTDPELLKPLNLYGESKVLFDRWALKQTKTPPHWYGLKFFNVFGPNEHKKEAMASVVFKAFNQIKESGSLGLFKSANPKYKDGEFMRDFVYVKDVTGWMAELMDKMPKNGVYNMGFGQPRTWLDLANATFKAMNKDTKINWLEMPENIRGQYQYYTEAKTDKWLAAGMSPAKWPLEKAVTDYVQNYLSKEDPTL; encoded by the coding sequence ATGATTATTGTAACTGGCGCGAATGGTTTTATTGGAAGTGTGATGGTATGGCAACTCAACCAAAAAGGAGTTACCGACATCGTGGCTGTGGACACTGTTTCTTTGAAGGAAAGAGACCTTCTTAAGAAACGTCAGTACTCAAAATTTCTTTTGAAAGATGAGTTGTGGCCATTCCTTGAAACTGAAGAAGCAAAATCTAAAGTCACGTGGATCATCCACATGGGTGCATGCTCTTCAACGACAGAAACAAACAAAGAATTCTTGTGGGAAAATAACACTTACTACACACAAAGAATTTTTGAATGGTGTACTCAGTACGGTAAATCAATGATCTACGCTTCAAGTGCTGCAACATACGGCGCTGGCGAACTTGGCTTTGACGACACAACAGATCCTGAATTGTTGAAACCGTTGAATCTTTACGGCGAATCGAAAGTTTTGTTCGATCGTTGGGCTTTGAAACAAACTAAAACTCCTCCACACTGGTATGGCTTGAAATTCTTTAACGTGTTTGGTCCGAACGAACACAAAAAAGAAGCGATGGCTTCCGTGGTATTCAAAGCTTTCAACCAAATCAAAGAATCTGGTTCATTGGGCTTATTCAAATCTGCAAATCCAAAATACAAAGACGGCGAATTCATGCGCGACTTCGTTTACGTGAAAGATGTCACAGGTTGGATGGCAGAGCTGATGGATAAAATGCCTAAGAATGGCGTTTACAACATGGGCTTCGGTCAACCGCGTACATGGTTGGATCTTGCTAATGCAACTTTCAAAGCCATGAACAAAGACACGAAAATCAACTGGCTAGAAATGCCAGAAAATATTCGTGGTCAATATCAGTACTACACAGAAGCAAAAACAGATAAGTGGTTGGCAGCAGGCATGAGCCCCGCTAAATGGCCGCTTGAAAAAGCAGTGACTGATTATGTGCAAAATTATCTCTCAAAAGAGGACCCAACTCTTTAA
- a CDS encoding aromatic amino acid hydroxylase, whose amino-acid sequence METEFLPPHLRKYVVEQHYEKYTPIDQAVWRYILRQLRAFLGKHAHECYLEGLEKTGIDVERIPKIDEISKKLQAFGWRAYPVSGFIPPAAFMELQSLGVLPIASDMRTLEHLLYTPAPDIVHEAAGHAPILVHPEFAKYLTEYAQVAKKAIISKEDLNLYEAIRELSDIKENPASSAAEIKAAEENLDKVSKSISHVSEATELGRMNWWTAEYGLIGSLSNPKLFGAGLLSSVGEAKWCLDAKVKKIPLSVDCIKQGYDITEPQPQLYVTPDFKTLSRVLEDMAEQMAFRLGGLKGLNKAIEAQSVNTAELNSGIQISGQIIEAITDNKGDIAYLRLQGPTQLCYKDKQLVGHDKSYHAEGFGTPVGHLKALPGKCPSEFTASEWESLGVKQGSSVKLEYTSGVVVTGEVTGLLARDGKTLILTLKNASAKLGDRVLFAPEWGMFDMAVGCSVPSVFGGAADREAYGETDDFVAKRVPAPKYSETELKLQKQYGSLREVREQKLNGPALEEKLSVIIAIHDKEFPQDWLLRLEAIELLNSRAATSALKAKLEKDLQVLSAKDEKTKNLIQDGLALAGTL is encoded by the coding sequence ATGGAGACTGAGTTTCTACCCCCGCACTTAAGAAAATACGTCGTAGAACAACACTACGAAAAATACACTCCGATTGATCAGGCTGTGTGGCGCTATATCTTGCGCCAACTGCGTGCGTTTTTAGGAAAGCACGCGCACGAATGCTATCTTGAAGGTTTGGAAAAAACCGGCATTGATGTCGAGCGCATTCCAAAAATCGATGAGATCAGCAAAAAGCTACAAGCTTTCGGATGGCGCGCCTACCCTGTCAGTGGCTTTATTCCTCCTGCAGCTTTCATGGAGCTGCAATCGTTGGGTGTATTGCCCATCGCTTCTGACATGCGCACACTTGAACACTTGTTGTATACGCCAGCTCCTGACATCGTTCACGAAGCTGCGGGACATGCGCCGATTTTGGTGCATCCTGAATTTGCAAAATACCTGACTGAATACGCCCAAGTTGCAAAGAAAGCGATTATCAGTAAAGAAGATTTAAATCTTTACGAAGCGATTCGCGAACTTTCCGACATCAAAGAAAATCCAGCATCGTCTGCTGCTGAAATTAAAGCGGCGGAAGAAAACTTGGATAAAGTCAGCAAAAGTATTTCCCATGTTTCTGAAGCGACTGAATTGGGTCGTATGAATTGGTGGACAGCGGAATACGGGTTGATTGGCTCTTTATCGAATCCAAAACTTTTCGGCGCGGGCTTGCTTTCAAGCGTCGGTGAAGCGAAATGGTGCTTGGATGCGAAAGTTAAAAAGATTCCGTTGTCGGTTGATTGTATCAAACAAGGGTACGACATCACGGAACCACAACCGCAATTGTATGTAACTCCAGATTTTAAAACTTTAAGTCGCGTGCTTGAAGACATGGCCGAACAAATGGCTTTCCGTCTTGGCGGTCTTAAAGGTTTGAATAAAGCGATCGAAGCGCAATCTGTGAATACGGCCGAACTGAATTCAGGAATTCAAATTTCTGGTCAAATCATTGAAGCGATCACGGATAACAAAGGCGATATTGCTTATCTTCGTCTGCAAGGCCCAACACAACTTTGTTACAAAGATAAACAGCTTGTTGGTCATGACAAATCTTATCACGCGGAAGGCTTTGGAACTCCTGTCGGTCATTTGAAGGCTTTGCCTGGCAAATGTCCTTCAGAATTCACGGCGTCTGAGTGGGAATCACTGGGCGTAAAACAAGGCAGCTCTGTGAAGTTGGAATACACTTCAGGGGTTGTTGTTACTGGCGAAGTAACGGGTCTACTTGCTCGTGATGGTAAAACTTTGATTCTGACTTTGAAAAATGCCAGTGCGAAACTGGGCGACCGCGTGTTGTTTGCTCCTGAATGGGGCATGTTCGACATGGCTGTTGGTTGCTCGGTCCCATCGGTATTTGGTGGTGCTGCTGATCGTGAAGCTTACGGCGAAACTGACGATTTTGTTGCGAAACGCGTTCCTGCTCCGAAATATTCTGAAACTGAATTGAAACTTCAGAAACAATACGGATCATTGCGTGAAGTTCGTGAACAAAAACTGAATGGCCCTGCTTTGGAAGAAAAACTTTCTGTCATCATCGCTATTCATGATAAAGAGTTCCCACAAGATTGGTTGCTTCGTTTGGAAGCGATTGAATTGTTGAACTCGCGTGCTGCAACATCTGCTTTGAAAGCGAAACTTGAGAAGGATCTTCAAGTTTTGTCTGCCAAAGATGAAAAAACTAAAAATCTTATCCAGGATGGACTTGCACTAGCAGGAACTCTGTAG
- a CDS encoding RNA methyltransferase, whose translation MKRPFEVRIVLVRTIYERNIGATSRAMSNMGVDKLILVDPKCEITYEAQQTAATGQTGLQNRTTYKDWDEFFAKEPESIKIAMTARDGKGRQVRDIDEVLADVATKSPQFQISSDDAYVVHLILGPEDWGLSGEDLEHANFCACLPTYGENWSLNLAQAALLTMFSLRRAWGGNRTRLDGGKARRAPQGIEGINPEQTLKIWLEEMGFDLTRQRKINVFTVLRRMLLQNTPTKKELVILETVLQQATRKLREWKEYQKRDNKSE comes from the coding sequence ATGAAACGTCCTTTTGAAGTGCGCATTGTTTTAGTGCGCACAATCTATGAAAGAAATATCGGTGCCACTTCACGTGCTATGAGCAACATGGGTGTTGATAAGTTGATTCTTGTCGACCCTAAATGCGAAATCACTTACGAGGCTCAACAAACGGCGGCGACTGGTCAAACGGGTTTGCAAAATCGCACGACTTATAAAGACTGGGATGAATTCTTCGCGAAAGAACCGGAAAGTATTAAGATCGCCATGACCGCACGTGATGGTAAAGGTCGTCAGGTTCGTGACATTGATGAAGTCTTAGCTGACGTTGCAACGAAGTCCCCGCAATTTCAAATTTCCAGCGATGATGCTTACGTCGTGCATTTGATCCTTGGTCCTGAAGACTGGGGCTTATCGGGCGAAGACCTTGAACATGCGAATTTCTGCGCATGTCTTCCTACTTACGGTGAAAACTGGAGTTTGAATTTGGCGCAAGCAGCGTTGCTTACGATGTTTTCACTTCGTCGCGCTTGGGGTGGAAACCGCACGCGCTTGGATGGTGGCAAAGCTCGTCGTGCGCCTCAAGGAATTGAAGGCATCAATCCTGAACAAACTTTAAAAATCTGGTTGGAAGAAATGGGCTTTGATCTGACTCGCCAACGCAAGATCAACGTCTTCACAGTACTTCGTCGTATGCTTTTGCAAAACACGCCGACTAAAAAAGAGTTGGTGATTTTAGAAACCGTTTTGCAGCAAGCCACACGCAAATTGAGAGAGTGGAAAGAATATCAAAAACGTGATAACAAAAGTGAATAG
- a CDS encoding DUF4337 domain-containing protein, with product MEEIEVPLEQTQEHLQHAAHHSHDGGGGGFSLINLGAVMSAILAVFAAICALLAGHYSNEAMIEQIKSSDQWSYYQAKGIKGALQEFRLEMNTTQGEEKIEKIKERIEKYKKDQEEIQEVAKEKEEASEKLLKWHERLAMAVTFFQVAIAVIAIGVLTRKKFFFYMGSTSGLIGLGCFISFFFLR from the coding sequence GTGGAAGAAATCGAAGTCCCCCTAGAGCAAACACAAGAACATCTGCAACACGCGGCTCACCACAGTCATGATGGCGGTGGTGGCGGATTCAGCCTCATCAATCTAGGTGCGGTGATGTCTGCGATCCTTGCGGTTTTCGCTGCGATCTGCGCATTGCTTGCGGGTCACTATTCGAATGAAGCGATGATTGAGCAAATCAAATCTTCAGACCAATGGTCGTACTATCAAGCCAAAGGTATCAAAGGCGCTCTTCAAGAGTTCCGTCTAGAGATGAACACGACTCAAGGTGAAGAGAAGATCGAAAAGATCAAAGAGCGCATTGAAAAATACAAAAAAGACCAAGAAGAAATCCAAGAAGTCGCTAAAGAAAAAGAGGAAGCCAGCGAAAAGCTTCTGAAATGGCACGAGCGTTTAGCGATGGCCGTGACTTTCTTCCAAGTTGCCATCGCAGTCATTGCGATTGGTGTACTAACTCGTAAGAAGTTCTTCTTTTATATGGGATCGACTTCGGGTCTTATTGGACTGGGCTGCTTTATCAGCTTCTTTTTCTTAAGATAG
- a CDS encoding PspC domain-containing protein — translation MTTETMNENTTTTPKSTPHYRWTRASDGALAGVCKGLGQSLGIETWILRVIWIVSVLWFGTGILLYLILAICLPRVDRLDQALDRKLLGVCARIAKRYQLEVGIVRTGAVLFLFVTFGVAILVYGLCYFLVPTADESAKSL, via the coding sequence ATGACGACTGAAACGATGAACGAAAATACGACGACGACTCCAAAATCGACTCCACATTATCGTTGGACTCGCGCTTCTGATGGCGCTTTGGCAGGGGTTTGTAAGGGTCTAGGTCAGTCTTTGGGTATCGAAACTTGGATACTGCGCGTCATTTGGATTGTATCTGTTTTATGGTTCGGAACTGGCATCCTCTTATATTTGATCTTGGCGATCTGTCTGCCCCGCGTCGATAGACTAGACCAAGCTCTAGATAGAAAGCTCCTGGGCGTGTGTGCTAGAATTGCTAAGAGATATCAACTTGAGGTCGGTATCGTAAGAACAGGCGCTGTTCTGTTTTTATTTGTGACCTTCGGAGTTGCGATCTTGGTTTATGGGCTTTGCTACTTCTTAGTACCGACTGCCGATGAATCTGCAAAGTCGCTTTGA